TACTTATTTCACAGTGATAATACTTGGATCGTACTCACTTGGGGCCTCAAAGTCGAGCAGATTCATACAGGTCGCTGCAATACTGCTGATCCCAAGCCCACTCTTGAGCTCTGTCTCATACTCTCCCTGGTAGTTGCTGTCACAGATAATGCATGGAACAGGATTGAGTGAGTGACTAGTCTTGGACTGAGGATCACCATTCTCCTTGTACTTCACACTGCCATCCTTGGCATGCTCAAACATATCATCAGCATTCCCATGGTCGGCGGTGATCACCATCACGCCACCTGCTTCCATGACCGACTTGTAAATCCTGCCAATCTGCAGGTCAAGACCTTCCATCGAGCAGACAACAGCCTGGTAATTCCCGGTATGGCCAACCATGTCGCCATTGGGGAAATTCAGTTTGATGAAGTCCCACTTTCCGCTTTCAACCTCATCGATGACACGGTCAGCAATCTCAGCACACTTCATCCAGGGGCGTTCCTCGAAGGGGACGATATCACTCAGGATTTCTACATACTCTTCGAGGGACTTGTCGAATTTTCCACTCTTGTTTCCATTGAAGAAGTAGGTTACATGCCCAAACTTCTGAGTCTCACTGATGGAGAACTGCTTCACCTTTGAGGCACAAAGATACTCAGCGAGTGTCTTGTCTATTGCCGGAGGGGTTACCAGGAACTGGGCAGGAACATGCAAGTCCCCATCATACTCCATCATCCCTGCATACTCGACATCGGGTCGACGTTTGCGGTCAAATTCGGTAAGCTCCTCAGCCTCAAAGGCCTTGGTAATCTCCAGAGCACGGTCTCCACGGAAGTTGAAGAGAATGACACTATCCCCATCCTCGATGGTTCCAACCGGCTTGCCGTCCTTTGCAACAACAAATGGAGGCAGGTCCTGGTCGATTGCCTTTGACTCTTCACGGAGTACAGTAATAGCCTCATGAGCACTGTCAAACATTCGGCCTTCACCCAGTACATGGGTTTCCCAACCTTTCTTGACCATATTCCAGTTTGCATTATAGCGGTCCATGGTGATAACCATTCTTCCACCACCACTGGCAATCTTAGCATTGAAGCCTTCATCATTGATGCCTGCAAGGAACTCTTCAAACGGATCAAAGTAATCGAGGGCACTAAGTTCACCAACATCTCTTCCATCAAGTAGTGCATGCACACGAACCTTGGAGACACCTTCCTCTTTTGCCTGGAGGATCATTGCCTTGAGGTTGTCAATGTGAGAGTGCACATTCCCATCACTCAGCAAACCAATGAAATGGAGAGTAGATTGCTTTTCTTTTGCATTGTTGATCAGCTTCTTCCATGTAGGGCCCTCATACATAGCTCCTGTGGATATGGAAGCATTGACCAGTTTTGCACCTTGGGCGAAAACCCTTCCACAACCCATTGCATTGTGGCCTACCTCACTGTTACCCATATCATCATCTGAAGGAAGGCCAACAGCAGTACCATGGGCCTTAAGCTTGGTCCAAGGATTTGCCTTGTACAGCTTGTTCAGCGTTCCAGTCAATGCAGAAGCAACTGCATCGCCTTCCTGGTATTTTCCAAAGCCTACGCCATCCATGATAACCAAGACTACTGGACCTTTGCGGGAAATTTTTCCCATTTTTTTCAATGCATCAACCATTATGTATAACTCCTTGTAATTTCCATTTCAGACCATGCCTAGAGGGGCTTTGTTGCACCCTTTAGATATTCCATCGCAGGTGGATCCACGAGATGTTTCAGCTCTTCATACACCCAGCGATGATATGCATCCACCATAGCTATCTCTTGGGCTGAAAGCAGGTTCCTATCTATCAATCTGCGTTCAAACGGACAAATGGTCAAGACCTCAAAGCTCAGGAATTGGCCAAATTCTGTTTTCACGTCCTCTCTGACCGCTACAATGTTCTCAATCCGAATTCCATGCCGACCCTCTTTGTAGAGGCCTGGTTCATCACTGACCACCATACCTTTTTTCAGAGGGACAGAGAGAGGTTTTGGGCTGATGGAGTGAGGACCCTCATGGACATTGAGACGGAATCCGATCCCATGGCCGGTACCATGGAAGTAACTCAATCCCTGCTGCCAAAGAAACTGCCTTGCCAGGACATCCAACTGATAACCGCAGGTTCCCTCGGGGAAACGTGCAGATGCTATGGCAAGATTGCCTTTCAACACCAACGTATAATCCCTGATCTGCTCCTCAGTGGGTTCGCCGAAGAGAATCGTCCGGGTTACATCGGTCGTTCCAAAGGTATACATCCCTCCAGTATCGAGGACTAATAGCCCACTTCCTTCAACCACCGAATTACTCTCTTCCGTTGCACTGTAGTGGCACATTGCACCATGCTCTGCCCATCCACTGATGGGAGAGAAAGATTCTCCAATACAATCGGGATTGCGCAACCTCTGTTCCTTAAGAAGGTCAGAGATGGCAATTTCTGTATAGCGTCCATGCTTGGTATCGAGACGGGCAAGGAAATTGACCAAGGCTACCCCATCAAGCAGATGCGCTTTGCGCATCCCTTCCATCTCGGTATCGTTCTTGCAAGCCTTCAAGTCAGTGGTGAAATCAAGACCGGTGATCGTTTCACAATCCCCAAAGGTCTCTGCAACAAGGAGGTTGATCTTCTCAGGATTGAAATAGAGAACATCATCCTCTTTGAGGACATTCCTGAGTGTGGTGGCCACATCCTCATAGGGATGAATGGTGAAATCTTCACTTACATCCTGGGTGAGTTCATCAGTAAACCTCCCTGGATTGGTGAACAGCCAAGCATCAGTCTTCCCCACTACAAGATAGGCAAGGAAGACAGGGCTATAGGGAACATCATCTCCTCTAAGATTGGTTATCCAGGCAATGTCATCCAAGGAAGAAATAACGGTATAGGAGGCACCTTTCTGTACCATGGCATAGCGAACCATGGCGAGCTTCTGACTACGTGAGAACCCGGCAATATCATCAGGAAGAGAGGTCACCGGCTTTGCAGGAACCTCGTTTCTGTCCTGCCAGACAGAATCCAGCAGATCATCTGAAGGAACCAGTGCCAAGTCTTCGCCGAAGGCTCTTTGCAAGTCTTGCTCACCCTGTATAGTCAACGTGGCTTTATC
The sequence above is drawn from the uncultured Sphaerochaeta sp. genome and encodes:
- the gpmI gene encoding 2,3-bisphosphoglycerate-independent phosphoglycerate mutase, translating into MVDALKKMGKISRKGPVVLVIMDGVGFGKYQEGDAVASALTGTLNKLYKANPWTKLKAHGTAVGLPSDDDMGNSEVGHNAMGCGRVFAQGAKLVNASISTGAMYEGPTWKKLINNAKEKQSTLHFIGLLSDGNVHSHIDNLKAMILQAKEEGVSKVRVHALLDGRDVGELSALDYFDPFEEFLAGINDEGFNAKIASGGGRMVITMDRYNANWNMVKKGWETHVLGEGRMFDSAHEAITVLREESKAIDQDLPPFVVAKDGKPVGTIEDGDSVILFNFRGDRALEITKAFEAEELTEFDRKRRPDVEYAGMMEYDGDLHVPAQFLVTPPAIDKTLAEYLCASKVKQFSISETQKFGHVTYFFNGNKSGKFDKSLEEYVEILSDIVPFEERPWMKCAEIADRVIDEVESGKWDFIKLNFPNGDMVGHTGNYQAVVCSMEGLDLQIGRIYKSVMEAGGVMVITADHGNADDMFEHAKDGSVKYKENGDPQSKTSHSLNPVPCIICDSNYQGEYETELKSGLGISSIAATCMNLLDFEAPSEYDPSIITVK
- a CDS encoding aminopeptidase P family protein, translated to MSVINERVEKLRSLMDKHNLDGWIINGTDPHQSEYVCERWRSRAWMSGFTGSAGTVIITQKDALLWVDSRYFIQAQQQIEGTCFQMMKIDTPSFPDPSTYLKEHLQKDSKIGIDKATLTIQGEQDLQRAFGEDLALVPSDDLLDSVWQDRNEVPAKPVTSLPDDIAGFSRSQKLAMVRYAMVQKGASYTVISSLDDIAWITNLRGDDVPYSPVFLAYLVVGKTDAWLFTNPGRFTDELTQDVSEDFTIHPYEDVATTLRNVLKEDDVLYFNPEKINLLVAETFGDCETITGLDFTTDLKACKNDTEMEGMRKAHLLDGVALVNFLARLDTKHGRYTEIAISDLLKEQRLRNPDCIGESFSPISGWAEHGAMCHYSATEESNSVVEGSGLLVLDTGGMYTFGTTDVTRTILFGEPTEEQIRDYTLVLKGNLAIASARFPEGTCGYQLDVLARQFLWQQGLSYFHGTGHGIGFRLNVHEGPHSISPKPLSVPLKKGMVVSDEPGLYKEGRHGIRIENIVAVREDVKTEFGQFLSFEVLTICPFERRLIDRNLLSAQEIAMVDAYHRWVYEELKHLVDPPAMEYLKGATKPL